In one Nocardia tengchongensis genomic region, the following are encoded:
- a CDS encoding nuclear transport factor 2 family protein, whose product MTTDNKAIVQAAWRAFASHDADRIAAFFTADAEWLAPVGNATAVALDAPSHMIGRHAITHFLAQEFSRLFVSDVVVDFHGFYADGDRVIVEETMSATLANGNTYRNDYCFVFELRGGLIHRVREYMDTARGHRDVFDGDAADSAIETGNQVRG is encoded by the coding sequence CGCCAGTCACGATGCCGACCGGATCGCCGCGTTCTTCACCGCCGATGCCGAATGGCTTGCTCCAGTCGGTAACGCGACTGCGGTCGCGCTCGACGCTCCGAGTCACATGATCGGCAGACACGCCATCACACACTTTCTGGCACAAGAGTTCTCGCGGTTGTTTGTCAGCGATGTCGTCGTCGATTTCCACGGCTTCTATGCCGATGGGGATCGGGTGATCGTGGAGGAGACTATGAGCGCCACGCTGGCGAACGGGAACACGTACCGCAACGACTACTGCTTCGTCTTCGAGTTGCGGGGTGGCCTCATCCACAGGGTTCGTGAATATATGGACACCGCGCGTGGACATCGTGACGTCTTCGATGGGGACGCCGCCGACAGCGCCATCGAGACCGGCAATCAGGTGAGAGGCTGA